A stretch of Saccharothrix texasensis DNA encodes these proteins:
- a CDS encoding (Fe-S)-binding protein — MRVALFVTCLVDGLFPDVGKATVRLLERLGHEVVVPSAQTCCGQMHINTGYAGQAMPVIRNHVEAFEGADVIVAPSGSCAGSVRHQHADVARAHGDATLAEAAAGTAERTYELSEFLVDVLGVTDVGAYFPHRVTYHPTCHSLRVLDVRDRPLRLLRAVEGIDLVELPSAETCCGFGGTFALKNADTSTAMLGDKMSAVLSTKAGVVTAGDSSCLMHIGGGLSRLRSGVRPLHLAQILEQTR, encoded by the coding sequence GTGAGAGTCGCGCTGTTCGTCACGTGCCTGGTCGACGGCCTGTTCCCGGACGTCGGCAAGGCCACCGTCCGGCTGCTGGAACGGCTCGGCCACGAGGTGGTCGTCCCGTCCGCCCAGACCTGCTGCGGTCAGATGCACATCAACACCGGCTACGCCGGTCAGGCGATGCCGGTGATCCGCAACCACGTGGAGGCGTTCGAGGGCGCCGACGTGATCGTCGCGCCCTCCGGGTCGTGCGCGGGGTCGGTGCGCCACCAGCACGCCGACGTCGCCCGCGCGCACGGTGACGCGACGCTGGCCGAGGCCGCCGCGGGCACCGCCGAGCGCACGTACGAGCTGTCGGAGTTCCTGGTGGACGTCCTGGGGGTCACCGACGTGGGCGCGTACTTCCCGCACCGGGTCACCTACCACCCCACCTGCCACTCGTTGCGCGTGCTGGACGTGCGGGACCGGCCGTTGCGGCTGCTCCGGGCGGTCGAGGGCATCGACCTGGTCGAGCTGCCGTCGGCCGAGACGTGCTGCGGGTTCGGCGGCACGTTCGCGCTGAAGAACGCCGACACGTCCACCGCCATGCTCGGCGACAAGATGAGCGCGGTGCTGAGCACGAAGGCCGGTGTGGTCACGGCGGGCGACTCGTCGTGCCTGATGCACATCGGCGGCGGGTTGAGCAGGCTGCGCAGCGGCGTCCGGCCGCTGCACCTGGCCCAGATCCTGGAGCAGACGCGATGA
- a CDS encoding lactate utilization protein B, with product MTTFLGMPAGGGNLTGEPFPKAAREALGNAQLRRNLAKATSTIRAKRANVVGELPDWAQLRAAGAAIKDEVLADLDEHLVRFEEALTSRGTRVHWARDAEEANRIVCDLVRATGTREVIKVKSMATVEIGVNEALAGIGVHAVETDLAELIVQLGDDRSSHILVPAIHRNRAEIREVFRRGMPGVDPGLTDDPRALAEAARKHLRQKFMTVDVAISGANFAVAETGSLVVVESEGNGRMCLTLPRTLISVVGIEKLVPSWRDLEVFLQLLPRSSTGERMNPYTSVWTGPTEGQTSHVVLVDNGRTATLADPDGRAALRCIRCSACLNSCPVYERTGGHAYGSTYPGPIGAVLSPQLTGVDRNPTLPFASSLCGVCYDVCPVAIDIPSMLVHLRERVVSAKRTTPESTAMRALAWAMSDARRWRRLLGLGRFGRVASRHVPLPGWSTARDLPEPPKETFRDWWGSR from the coding sequence ATGACGACGTTCCTGGGGATGCCCGCCGGTGGCGGGAACCTGACCGGCGAGCCGTTCCCGAAGGCGGCGCGGGAGGCCCTCGGCAACGCCCAGCTGCGCCGCAACCTCGCCAAGGCCACGTCCACGATCCGGGCCAAGCGGGCGAACGTCGTCGGCGAGCTGCCGGACTGGGCGCAGCTGCGCGCGGCGGGCGCGGCGATCAAGGACGAGGTGCTGGCCGACCTGGACGAGCACCTGGTGCGGTTCGAGGAGGCGTTGACGAGCCGGGGCACCCGGGTGCACTGGGCGCGTGACGCCGAGGAGGCCAACCGGATCGTCTGCGACCTGGTGCGGGCGACCGGCACGCGCGAGGTGATCAAGGTCAAGTCGATGGCCACGGTCGAGATCGGGGTGAACGAGGCCTTGGCGGGGATCGGCGTGCACGCGGTGGAGACCGACCTGGCCGAGCTGATCGTCCAGTTGGGCGACGACAGGTCGAGCCACATCCTGGTGCCCGCGATCCACCGCAACCGGGCGGAGATCCGGGAGGTGTTCCGGCGTGGGATGCCGGGCGTGGACCCGGGGCTGACCGACGACCCGAGGGCGCTGGCCGAGGCGGCGCGCAAGCACCTGCGGCAGAAGTTCATGACGGTGGACGTGGCCATCTCGGGGGCGAACTTCGCCGTGGCCGAGACCGGGTCGCTGGTGGTGGTCGAGTCCGAGGGCAACGGCCGGATGTGCCTGACGCTGCCGCGCACCCTGATCAGCGTGGTGGGCATCGAGAAGCTGGTGCCGTCGTGGCGGGACCTGGAGGTGTTCCTGCAACTGCTGCCCCGGTCGTCGACCGGTGAGCGGATGAACCCGTACACGTCGGTGTGGACGGGGCCGACCGAGGGGCAGACCAGCCACGTGGTGCTGGTGGACAACGGCCGCACGGCCACCCTCGCGGACCCGGACGGGCGGGCGGCGCTGCGCTGCATCCGCTGTTCGGCGTGCCTGAACTCGTGCCCGGTGTACGAGCGGACCGGCGGGCACGCGTACGGCTCCACGTACCCGGGTCCGATCGGCGCGGTGCTGTCGCCGCAGCTCACCGGGGTGGACCGGAACCCGACGCTGCCGTTCGCGTCGTCGCTGTGCGGGGTCTGCTACGACGTGTGCCCGGTGGCGATCGACATCCCGTCGATGCTGGTGCACCTGCGGGAGCGGGTGGTGTCGGCGAAGCGGACCACACCGGAGTCGACGGCGATGCGGGCGTTGGCGTGGGCGATGTCGGACGCGCGGCGGTGGCGCCGGCTGCTGGGGTTGGGCAGGTTCGGCCGGGTGGCGAGCCGTCACGTGCCGCTGCCGGGCTGGTCGACGGCCCGTGACCTGCCCGAACCGCCGAAGGAGACGTTCCGCGACTGGTGGGGGTCCCGATGA
- a CDS encoding TetR/AcrR family transcriptional regulator: MSERVDIGVTGERSGKPVRADARRNTDALLSAAAEVFATSGVDAPVRQITAKAGVGAGTLYRHFPQRSDLIAAVFRHEVDACADAAPALAAEHAPLEALTAWLWRFTGFIGTKHGLSAALHSGDPAYSSLPAYFQQRFVPVLGALLDRAARAGEVRADVDPYDLLRATANLALPAREDEGHTRRMVALLIDGLRYGAAGK, translated from the coding sequence GTGAGCGAGCGAGTCGACATCGGCGTGACCGGGGAGCGGTCGGGCAAACCCGTGCGCGCCGACGCGCGGCGCAACACCGACGCCCTGCTCAGCGCCGCCGCGGAGGTCTTCGCCACCTCGGGCGTGGACGCGCCCGTGCGGCAGATCACCGCCAAGGCCGGGGTGGGCGCGGGCACCCTCTACCGCCACTTCCCGCAACGCTCGGACCTCATCGCCGCCGTGTTCCGCCACGAGGTGGACGCCTGCGCCGACGCCGCGCCCGCCCTGGCCGCCGAGCACGCACCGCTCGAAGCGCTGACCGCGTGGTTGTGGCGCTTCACCGGTTTCATCGGCACCAAGCACGGGCTCAGCGCCGCCCTGCACTCCGGCGACCCGGCCTACAGCAGCCTGCCCGCCTACTTCCAGCAGCGCTTCGTGCCCGTCCTGGGCGCCCTGCTCGACCGCGCGGCGCGGGCCGGCGAGGTGCGGGCCGACGTCGACCCGTACGACCTGCTGCGCGCCACGGCCAACCTGGCCCTGCCCGCCCGGGAGGACGAGGGCCACACGCGACGGATGGTCGCGCTGCTCATCGACGGCCTGCGCTACGGAGCAGCCGGGAAGTGA
- a CDS encoding aldo/keto reductase yields the protein MKYRTLGRTGIKVSPYALGAMMFGAAGNPDHDDSVRMIHKALDAGVNFVDTADIYSHGESEEIVGKALEGRRDDVVLATKAHLPMGEDPNHQGNSRRWLVRALDDSLRRLRTDHVDLYQVHRPAPDTDVEETLSVLTDLMRAGKVRAIGSSTFPASEIVEAQWVAERRGLARFRTEQPPYSILDRRIENEVLPVCERYGMGTLVWSPLAQGLLTGRFRQGAGAESRRARFTHMTDERRHEAVERLVPVAEDAGLSLTHLAMAFAIAHPGVTSAIIGPRTEEQLDDLLAGADVVLDDAVLDRIDAVVPPGTGVGGLDMDYRTPAVQQPRLRRRLLEERAAA from the coding sequence ATGAAGTACCGCACGCTGGGCCGGACCGGCATCAAGGTCAGCCCCTACGCCCTGGGCGCGATGATGTTCGGCGCCGCGGGCAACCCCGACCACGACGACTCGGTCCGGATGATCCACAAGGCGCTGGACGCGGGCGTCAACTTCGTCGACACCGCCGACATCTACTCGCACGGCGAGTCCGAGGAGATCGTCGGCAAGGCCCTCGAAGGCCGCCGGGACGACGTCGTGCTGGCCACCAAGGCGCACCTGCCGATGGGCGAGGACCCGAACCACCAGGGCAACTCGCGGCGCTGGCTGGTCCGCGCCCTCGACGACTCCCTGCGCCGCCTGCGGACCGACCACGTCGACCTCTACCAGGTCCACCGGCCCGCGCCGGACACCGACGTGGAGGAGACGCTGTCGGTCCTCACCGACCTCATGCGCGCCGGGAAGGTCCGGGCCATCGGCTCCTCCACCTTCCCCGCCTCGGAGATCGTCGAGGCGCAGTGGGTCGCCGAACGGCGCGGCCTGGCCCGGTTCCGCACCGAGCAGCCGCCGTACTCCATCCTCGACCGCCGCATCGAGAACGAGGTGCTGCCCGTCTGCGAGCGCTACGGCATGGGCACGCTCGTCTGGAGCCCGCTGGCCCAGGGCCTGCTCACCGGCCGCTTCCGCCAGGGCGCGGGCGCCGAGAGCAGGCGGGCCCGCTTCACGCACATGACCGACGAACGCCGCCACGAGGCGGTCGAGCGGCTCGTCCCCGTCGCCGAGGACGCCGGCCTGTCCCTGACCCACCTGGCCATGGCCTTCGCGATCGCCCACCCGGGCGTCACGTCCGCGATCATCGGCCCGCGCACCGAGGAGCAGCTGGACGACCTGCTCGCCGGCGCGGACGTCGTGCTGGACGACGCCGTCCTCGACCGGATCGACGCCGTCGTCCCGCCGGGCACGGGCGTGGGCGGCCTGGACATGGACTACCGCACACCGGCCGTGCAGCAGCCCCGCCTGCGCCGCCGCCTGCTCGAAGAACGCGCCGCCGCCTGA
- the metH gene encoding methionine synthase yields the protein MSENALRELLDQRVAVLDGAWGTMLQAAGLTPADYRGDLLGDHAHDVTGDPDLLNLTRPDVVLDVHRRYLAAGADITTTNTFTATSIAQADYGLEKLVREMNVRGAQLARQAADEAGGRFVAGSVGPLNVTLSLSPRVEDPAYRTVSFDQVKDAYAEQIGALAEGGVDLLLIETIFDTLNAKAAVAAAREVAPHLPLWISVTIVDLSGRTLSGQTVEAFWNSVAHAEPLVVGVNCSLGAAEMRPHVTEMSRIAGTYTASHPNAGLPNAFGGYDQTPEETAALLHGFAEEGVVNIVGGCCGTTPEHIGRIAAAVKDLPPRPVARVADRTRFSGLEPFEIGADTGFVMIGERTNVTGSAKFRRLIEGDDYQAAVDVALEQVRGGANLLDVNMDADLLDSERAMTTFLNLIATEPEIARVPIMVDSSRWSVLEAGLKCVQGKGVVNSISLKEGEESFLAQARRIRDFGAGVVVMAFDELGQADTAERKVEICGRAYDLLTQKADFPAEDIIFDPNVLAVATGIAEHNGYAKAFLDAIPLIKQRCPGVRISGGISNLSFSFRGNDTVREAMHSSFLYHGVRAGLDMGIVNAGQLAVYEDIPKDLLELVEDVLFDRRPDATDRLVSFAETVAGSGTKRVVDLAWREGPVAKRLEHALVHGIVDFIIEDTEEARLVAARPLDVIEGPLMDGMKVVGDLFGAGKMFLPQVVKSARVMKRAVAHLEPYMDAEKEASGSTRGNGKVVLATVKGDVHDIGKNIVGVVLGCNNYDVVDLGVMVPAAKILDTAIAEGADAIGLSGLITPSLDEMVSVAAEMQRRGMKLPLLIGGATTSRQHTAVRIAPVYDQTTVHVLDASRVAGVVSALLDDERAEELAAATRVEQQRLREEHENRQSTPLLAVEQARANAEVVSFEDLPTPAFTGLRVVEPSVAELREMVDWTFFFLAWELKGKFPKILETNPAAQELFDDANAMLDQIVADGSLRAKGVYGFWPAHAEGDDIVVDGRRLPMLRQQTRKPASRPNRSLADYIAPAGDHLGGFAVAIHGAEELSARYEREQDDYKSIMVKALADRLAEAFAEHVHLRARRDWFEPDAEPELADLHAERFRGIRPAFGYPASPDHSEKADLFAMLEAERVGLALTDSFAMTPAAAVSGVIFAHPEARYFTVGRIGRDQVVDYARRRGMPVEEVERWLRPNLAYEPGA from the coding sequence GTGTCGGAAAACGCCCTGCGAGAGCTGCTGGACCAGCGCGTCGCGGTGCTGGACGGCGCCTGGGGCACGATGCTCCAAGCCGCCGGGCTCACCCCGGCCGACTACCGCGGCGACCTGCTCGGCGACCACGCGCACGACGTCACCGGCGACCCGGACCTGCTGAACCTGACCCGCCCGGACGTCGTCCTCGACGTGCACCGCCGCTACCTGGCCGCGGGCGCGGACATCACCACCACCAACACGTTCACCGCGACCAGCATCGCGCAGGCCGACTACGGCCTGGAGAAGCTGGTCCGCGAGATGAACGTGCGCGGCGCGCAGCTCGCCCGCCAGGCCGCCGACGAGGCGGGCGGCCGGTTCGTGGCCGGCTCCGTCGGCCCGCTCAACGTCACCCTGTCCCTGTCGCCGCGGGTCGAGGACCCGGCGTACCGGACGGTGTCGTTCGACCAGGTCAAGGACGCCTACGCGGAGCAGATCGGCGCGCTCGCCGAGGGCGGCGTCGACCTGCTGCTCATCGAGACGATCTTCGACACGCTCAACGCGAAGGCCGCCGTCGCCGCGGCCCGCGAGGTCGCGCCCCACCTGCCGCTGTGGATCTCGGTCACCATCGTGGACCTGAGCGGGCGGACGCTGTCCGGGCAGACGGTCGAGGCGTTCTGGAACTCCGTCGCGCACGCCGAGCCGCTGGTCGTGGGCGTGAACTGCTCGCTGGGCGCGGCCGAGATGCGACCGCACGTCACCGAGATGTCCCGGATCGCCGGCACCTACACCGCGAGCCACCCCAACGCGGGGCTGCCCAACGCGTTCGGCGGCTACGACCAGACCCCGGAGGAGACCGCCGCGCTGCTGCACGGCTTCGCCGAGGAGGGCGTGGTCAACATCGTCGGCGGCTGCTGCGGCACGACGCCCGAGCACATCGGGCGGATCGCGGCGGCGGTCAAGGACCTGCCGCCGCGGCCGGTGGCGCGGGTCGCGGACCGGACCAGGTTCAGCGGCCTGGAGCCGTTCGAGATCGGCGCGGACACCGGGTTCGTGATGATCGGCGAGCGCACCAACGTGACCGGGTCGGCGAAGTTCCGCCGGCTGATCGAGGGCGACGACTACCAGGCGGCGGTGGACGTCGCGCTGGAGCAGGTGCGCGGCGGCGCGAACCTGCTGGACGTGAACATGGACGCCGACCTGCTCGACAGCGAGCGGGCGATGACCACGTTCCTCAACCTGATCGCCACCGAGCCGGAGATCGCCCGCGTGCCGATCATGGTCGACAGCTCGCGGTGGAGCGTGCTGGAAGCCGGGCTGAAGTGCGTGCAGGGCAAGGGCGTGGTCAACTCGATCAGCCTCAAGGAGGGCGAGGAGTCGTTCCTGGCCCAGGCCCGCCGCATCCGCGACTTCGGCGCGGGCGTGGTGGTGATGGCGTTCGACGAGCTGGGCCAGGCCGACACCGCGGAGCGCAAGGTCGAGATCTGCGGTCGCGCCTACGACCTGTTGACGCAGAAGGCGGACTTCCCGGCCGAGGACATCATCTTCGACCCGAACGTGCTGGCCGTCGCGACGGGCATCGCCGAGCACAACGGGTACGCCAAGGCGTTCCTGGACGCGATCCCGCTGATCAAGCAGCGCTGTCCGGGCGTGCGGATCAGCGGCGGCATCTCGAACCTGTCGTTCTCCTTCCGCGGCAACGACACCGTGCGGGAGGCGATGCACTCGTCGTTCCTGTACCACGGTGTGCGCGCGGGCCTGGACATGGGCATCGTCAACGCGGGCCAGCTCGCGGTCTACGAGGACATCCCGAAGGACCTGCTGGAGCTGGTCGAGGACGTGCTGTTCGACCGCCGCCCGGACGCGACGGACCGGCTGGTGTCCTTCGCCGAGACGGTGGCGGGCTCGGGCACGAAGCGCGTGGTCGACCTGGCGTGGCGCGAGGGTCCGGTGGCCAAGCGGCTCGAGCACGCGCTGGTGCACGGCATCGTCGACTTCATCATCGAGGACACCGAAGAGGCGCGGCTGGTGGCGGCACGTCCGCTGGACGTGATCGAGGGTCCGCTGATGGACGGCATGAAGGTCGTCGGCGACCTGTTCGGCGCGGGCAAGATGTTCCTGCCGCAGGTGGTGAAGAGCGCGCGGGTGATGAAGCGCGCGGTCGCGCACCTGGAGCCGTACATGGACGCGGAGAAGGAAGCCTCCGGCTCCACCCGCGGCAACGGCAAGGTCGTGCTGGCCACGGTGAAGGGCGACGTGCACGACATCGGCAAGAACATCGTCGGCGTGGTGCTCGGCTGCAACAACTACGACGTGGTCGACCTGGGCGTGATGGTGCCGGCGGCGAAGATCCTGGACACCGCGATCGCCGAGGGCGCGGACGCGATCGGCCTGTCCGGGCTGATCACGCCGTCGTTGGACGAGATGGTGTCGGTGGCGGCGGAGATGCAGCGGCGCGGGATGAAGCTGCCGCTGCTGATCGGCGGCGCGACGACGTCGCGGCAGCACACGGCGGTGCGGATCGCGCCCGTGTACGACCAGACCACCGTGCACGTGCTGGACGCGTCACGGGTGGCGGGCGTGGTGTCGGCGCTGCTGGACGACGAGCGCGCCGAGGAGCTGGCCGCGGCGACGCGGGTCGAGCAGCAGCGGTTGCGCGAGGAGCACGAGAACCGGCAGAGCACGCCGTTGCTGGCGGTGGAGCAGGCGCGGGCGAACGCCGAGGTGGTGTCGTTCGAGGACCTGCCGACGCCCGCGTTCACCGGGCTGCGGGTCGTGGAGCCGTCGGTGGCCGAGCTGCGCGAGATGGTCGACTGGACGTTCTTCTTCCTGGCCTGGGAGCTGAAGGGCAAGTTCCCGAAGATCCTGGAGACCAACCCGGCCGCGCAGGAGCTGTTCGACGACGCGAACGCGATGCTCGACCAGATCGTCGCGGACGGCTCGTTGCGGGCGAAGGGCGTGTACGGCTTCTGGCCGGCGCACGCCGAGGGCGACGACATCGTGGTGGACGGGCGGCGGCTGCCGATGCTGCGGCAGCAGACGCGGAAGCCGGCGAGCAGGCCCAACCGGAGCCTGGCCGACTACATCGCGCCGGCGGGCGACCACCTGGGCGGGTTCGCGGTGGCGATCCACGGCGCCGAGGAGCTGTCCGCGCGGTACGAGCGGGAGCAGGACGACTACAAGTCGATCATGGTGAAGGCGTTGGCGGACCGGCTGGCGGAGGCGTTCGCGGAGCACGTCCACCTCCGGGCGCGGCGGGACTGGTTCGAGCCGGACGCCGAGCCGGAGCTGGCCGACCTGCACGCCGAGCGGTTCCGGGGCATCCGGCCCGCGTTCGGGTACCCGGCCAGCCCGGACCACAGCGAGAAGGCGGACCTGTTCGCGATGCTGGAGGCCGAGCGGGTCGGCCTGGCGTTGACGGACTCGTTCGCCATGACGCCGGCGGCGGCGGTGAGCGGTGTGATCTTCGCGCACCCGGAGGCCCGCTACTTCACCGTGGGCCGGATCGGGCGCGACCAGGTGGTCGACTACGCGCGGCGGCGCGGGATGCCGGTCGAGGAGGTCGAGCGCTGGCTCCGGCCGAACCTCGCCTACGAGCCGGGCGCCTGA
- a CDS encoding FadR/GntR family transcriptional regulator translates to MFRLSGYGTVLRHVESELTAGRLGVGQQLPAERKLAEDLGVSRATVREAIRVLQAMGVVRSGVGSGPDAGTTVIADPAGGLGAALRLHLATRRLPMADLVGTRVMIESHAVRAAAAGPDHPDLARAADLLTRMDAPDLDADTFHQLDADFHVALTAAAGNAVNTAIMAALRDAIHRTVLDAVQALPDWSRTAVRLRREHRSILRAVRAGNGELAATRVTRHVEGFHREWVRHSTRGS, encoded by the coding sequence GTGTTCCGCTTGTCCGGGTACGGCACGGTGCTCAGGCACGTCGAGTCGGAGCTGACCGCGGGCCGGCTCGGCGTGGGGCAGCAGCTGCCCGCCGAGCGCAAGCTGGCCGAGGACCTCGGCGTCAGCCGCGCCACCGTCCGCGAGGCGATCCGGGTGCTGCAGGCGATGGGCGTGGTGCGCAGCGGCGTCGGCTCGGGCCCCGACGCGGGCACCACCGTCATCGCCGACCCGGCGGGCGGGCTCGGCGCGGCCCTGCGCCTGCACCTGGCCACGCGCCGGCTGCCGATGGCCGACCTCGTCGGCACCAGGGTCATGATCGAGAGCCACGCCGTGCGCGCGGCGGCCGCCGGTCCCGACCACCCCGACCTGGCCCGCGCCGCCGACCTGCTGACCCGCATGGACGCGCCCGACCTCGACGCGGACACCTTCCACCAGCTCGACGCCGACTTCCACGTCGCCCTCACCGCCGCCGCGGGCAACGCCGTCAACACCGCGATCATGGCGGCGCTGCGCGACGCGATCCACCGGACCGTGCTGGACGCCGTGCAGGCGTTGCCGGACTGGTCGCGCACCGCCGTCCGGCTGCGCCGCGAGCACCGGTCGATCCTGCGCGCCGTCCGAGCTGGCAACGGCGAACTGGCCGCCACCAGGGTCACCCGCCACGTCGAAGGCTTCCACCGCGAATGGGTCCGGCACTCGACCCGGGGCAGCTGA
- a CDS encoding LutC/YkgG family protein, producing the protein MSARDEVLARVRRAKGPREVAPVPREYRAAGTRGPGDLELFAERLRDYHALVRVVAADEVASAVAGALRDRRAHHVVTAPGVPPGWTAGWVAGDATGREAQGPTGPVGPAGPTGPTAEGPELSDPAGRITSRVPLGGDAREALPAGRDQAGAHPPIGDVREVRRVGGGDAWAVLREVVEAADAVVTACHVAVAETGTIVLDHDAADQGPRLLTLVPDYHLVVVRADQVVAGVPDAVAALAGVLTQTWISGPSATSDIELERVEGVHGPRTLEVVITR; encoded by the coding sequence ATGAGTGCCCGTGACGAGGTCTTGGCGAGGGTGCGGCGGGCGAAGGGGCCGCGCGAGGTGGCTCCCGTGCCCCGCGAGTACCGGGCGGCGGGCACCCGAGGTCCCGGTGATCTGGAGCTCTTCGCCGAACGCCTGCGCGACTACCACGCCCTGGTCCGCGTGGTGGCCGCCGACGAGGTGGCGTCGGCCGTCGCCGGGGCCCTGCGGGACCGCCGCGCCCACCACGTCGTGACCGCCCCCGGCGTCCCGCCCGGGTGGACGGCGGGGTGGGTGGCCGGGGACGCGACCGGGCGGGAGGCCCAGGGTCCGACCGGACCGGTCGGTCCGGCCGGACCGACCGGACCGACCGCCGAGGGGCCGGAATTGTCGGACCCCGCCGGTAGAATCACATCAAGGGTTCCCCTTGGCGGGGACGCTCGCGAAGCGCTTCCCGCCGGCAGGGATCAGGCCGGGGCGCATCCCCCGATCGGCGACGTGCGCGAGGTGCGTCGCGTCGGCGGTGGCGATGCGTGGGCGGTGCTTCGCGAGGTCGTCGAAGCGGCCGACGCGGTGGTCACGGCCTGTCACGTGGCGGTCGCGGAGACCGGCACGATCGTGCTCGACCACGACGCGGCCGACCAAGGTCCCCGGCTCCTCACCCTCGTGCCGGACTACCACTTGGTGGTCGTGCGGGCCGACCAGGTGGTGGCGGGCGTCCCGGACGCGGTCGCGGCGCTCGCCGGGGTGCTCACCCAGACGTGGATCAGCGGGCCGTCCGCGACCAGCGACATCGAGCTGGAACGGGTCGAGGGCGTGCACGGGCCGCGCACGCTGGAGGTCGTCATCACGCGCTGA